From the Lathyrus oleraceus cultivar Zhongwan6 chromosome 4, CAAS_Psat_ZW6_1.0, whole genome shotgun sequence genome, one window contains:
- the LOC127073633 gene encoding palmitoyl-acyl carrier protein thioesterase, chloroplastic: MVATGAASSFFPVTASLPDSGGNKLGGGQANIGGLKSKPASSGGLQVKANAQAPPKINGTKVSTSVDNFKYEDLLPSSQSSRTFINQLPDWSMLLAAITTIFLAAEKQWMMLDWKPRRSDMLIDPFGIGKIVQDGLVFSENFSIRSYEIGADRTASIDTIMNHLQETALNHVKIVGLLGDGFGSTPEMCKKNLIWVVARMQVVVDRYPTWGDVVHVETWVSASGKNGMRRDWLLRDYNTGEVLTRASSVWVMMNKHTRKLSKIPEEVREEIGSFFVESAPILEEDDKKLTKLDDSTADYIRSGLSPRWSDLDVNQHVNNVKYIGWILESAPQAILESHELCGMTMDYRRECGKDSVLQSLTAVSDANVGNLAQSGHIECKHLLRLEDGAEIVRARTKWRPKPVNKFDFANQVPAGST; the protein is encoded by the exons ATGGTGGCCACTGGTGCTGCATCTTCATTTTTCCCTGTTACTGCATCCCTGCCAGACTCTGGTGGTAACAAACTTGGTGGTGGGCAAGCGAACATTGGTGGGCTTAAATCTAAACCTGCATCTTCTGGTGGCTTGCAAGTAAAGGCAAATGCTCAAGCTCCTCCAAAGATTAATGGAACCAAAGTTTCTACATCTGTAGATAACTTTAAGTATGAGGATCTTTTGCCTTCGTCGCAATCCTCGAGGACTTTTATCAACCAGTTGCCTGACTGGAGCATGCTTCTGGCTGCCATCACTACTATTTTCTTGGCAGCAGAGAAGCAGTGGATGATGCTTGACTGGAAGCCAAGACGATCTGACATGCTTATTGACCCCTTTGGTATAGGCAAAATTGTTCAGGATGGTCTTGTGTTCAGTGAAAACTTTTCTATTAGATCATATGAAATTGGTGCGGATCGAACGGCGTCGATAGACACAAtaatgaatcatttacag GAAACTGCACTTAATCATGTTAAGATTGTGGGGCTTCTTGGTGATGGCTTTGGTTCTACGCCTGAAATGTGCAAAAAGAACTTGATATGGGTAGTTGCGCGGATGCAAGTTGTTGTTGATCGTTATCCTACGTG GGGAGATGTTGTTCATGTAGAAACTTGGGTGTCTGCATCGGGCAAGAATGGTATGCGTCGTGATTGGCTTTTACGCGACTATAATACTGGTGAAGTCTTGACGAGAGCCTCTAG TGTTTGGGTCATGATGAATAAGCATACCAGAAAGCTGTCCAAAATTCCAGAAGAAGTGAGAGAGGAGATAGGATCTTTTTTTGTGGAATCTGCTCCAATTCTGGAAGAGGATGACAAAAAACTCACGAAACTCGATGACAGTACAGCGGATTATATCCGTTCGGGTTTAAGT CCTAGATGGAGTGACCTAGATGTCAATCAGCATGTTAACAATGTGAAGTACATTGGCTGGATTCTGGAG AGTGCTCCACAAGCAATCTTGGAGAGTCATGAGCTTTGTGGCATGACTATGGACTACAGGAGGGAGTGTGGCAAGGACAGTGTTCTACAGTCCCTGACCGCTGTATCTGATGCTAATGTTGGCAATCTAGCTCAAAGCGGCCACATTGAGTGCAAGCATTTGCTTCGACTTGAAGATGGTGCTGAAATTGTGAGGGCTAGGACTAAGTGGAGGCCAAAACCTGTGAACAAGTTTGATTTTGCGAATCAGGTGCCAGCAGGTAGCACCTAA